ATCGGGAACCTCACCATCACCCCGGACCTGCTCAGCGGAGCACTCGCCGGGCTGTTCAAGGAAACCGCCGTCCCCGCCGAAATCACCAAGTAAGGACCCACCATGGCAACCCCGCGCATCGTCCTCGTCCACCGGCGTACCGAACTCCAGGAACTGCTGGACCGGCACGCCACCCGCGGGCAGGCGGAGTTCTTCCTGAGCACCCGGGGCCGCAGCATCCAGGACGTACAGGACCGGCACGATCGTCTAACCAACGCCCTGGCAACTATCAGGGCTTCCGTACCGTCGGAATGGCGCCAAGCCGAAGTGGAACGCGCCGACCTCAGCCGGTTCCTGCTCACATCCGAGGACATCATCGCCGTGGTTGGCCAGGACGGATTAGTGGCGAACGTGGCCAAATACCTGAACGGCCAGCCGGTCATCGGCGTCGATCCCGAGCCCGGCGCCAACCCCGGCGTCCTGGTCCGGCACACCCCGGCAGCCGCCGCCGCGCTGCTGCGCACCGGCGACCCCGGGCGCCTGCGCTGCCAGGACCTCACCACCGTGACGGCCACGCTCGACGACGGTCAGCAGCTTTCGGCGCTCAATGAGGTTTTCGTCGGACATGCCTCGCACCAATCAGCGAAGTACTCCCTTTCCGTACCCAGTTTCACCCAAGAAGGTGGACAGACGGAGCGGCAGTCGTCGTCGGGCCTTATTGTCTCCACCGGCACGGGCGCCACGGGCTGGTGCGCATCGATCGCCTTGGAGCGCGGCGGACGTTCCCTGCCGGCACCCACGGATCCCCGGCTGGCCTGGTTCGTGCGGGAAGCGTGGCCGTCCCCGGTTACGGGTGCTTCGCTCACCGAAGGGGTACTGGAAGCCGGAGAGGTCCTCCGGATCACCGTGGCATCCGATCAGTTGGTGGTGTTCGGCGACGGGATGGAGGACGACCGGCTGACGGCGTCGTGGGGGCAGGAGATCACGGTTCAGTTGGGGCAGCGGCCGCTTCGGCTGGTTGTTTGACAAGCAGCGTTGCCTCAAGGTTTGGGGCGACAAGGGGCACAGAATCCTTGCGGCAGACGGTGGCGGTTTTCATGGTGTCCGGGCGAGTGAAGTGCCGCTACTTGCAGGGCGGACGTGTAGCGCTTAGGGCATTTTTGCGGACGGGTGTTACGGGAACGGGCAGGCCTACAACCAATCGGGAGCGCCGGCGCGCGCTAGATGCGGACGGTGGCGGACCCTCTTACGGACGGGCGATGAGTGAAGAACGCGACAGCGAGACCTTCCCGGGGCGGTAAGCGAAAAGCGTAGCGAGAAGGCCAGCGCGAAGACAGGCCTCTCCGTTCAGTCCTTTACGCTGAGCTCACCTATTAGGGCTACAGGGGTATTTCGTACTGGGCAGATCCAAACACCTTGGCCGTCGACCAATTGGGCGGACAAAGGATGATTGTCGGGATGCCAAGGGCACTGAGGCCAATTACTGTTGGTGGGGCCGTTTTCTTCGATAACCCATTCCTGGACCTGATCCGCCACCGATACGAGTTGCTCGGACCGCGGTAGGTCGCCCTTGACCGACACACCCTGGCCTGTGGAATCCCGGGCACTGTAGATCATCGCAGAGAACATCTGCGGGTCGTCGTCCCAGTTGCTCTCTTCAATGCGTGGCTCCTCAAGCCCGCCGGAGCTCACATCCCGCAACACGTGACGGATTATCTCTACAATCCCTGCTTCCATGAAAACCCTTTCGCTCCAACCTTGTGCTCGTTTCGCCGCTAAGGCCTGTTCATTTGCTAGATTACCTCTGACCGGACCAATAATTCGATGAAACGGCACTCCGGAAATCAAGAATCAATCTATGGGGGAAATATGCGCCATCCCGGCACCAAATTCGGGCAAGCAGTT
This Paenarthrobacter sp. GOM3 DNA region includes the following protein-coding sequences:
- a CDS encoding NAD(+)/NADH kinase, whose amino-acid sequence is MATPRIVLVHRRTELQELLDRHATRGQAEFFLSTRGRSIQDVQDRHDRLTNALATIRASVPSEWRQAEVERADLSRFLLTSEDIIAVVGQDGLVANVAKYLNGQPVIGVDPEPGANPGVLVRHTPAAAAALLRTGDPGRLRCQDLTTVTATLDDGQQLSALNEVFVGHASHQSAKYSLSVPSFTQEGGQTERQSSSGLIVSTGTGATGWCASIALERGGRSLPAPTDPRLAWFVREAWPSPVTGASLTEGVLEAGEVLRITVASDQLVVFGDGMEDDRLTASWGQEITVQLGQRPLRLVV